A genomic window from Haladaptatus caseinilyticus includes:
- the aglJ gene encoding S-layer glycoprotein N-glycosyltransferase AglJ, which translates to MPDSEDVCVLIPTLNEAETIGNVIDGFQEQGFSNVLVVDGSSEDETQDVAESHGARVIEQSGVGKGQAVREGIENIETEYILMLDGDGTYKPGDADLMLEPLDNGFRHVIGNRFANMENGSMTRLNRFGNRLINKAFAVIHGQDFQDILSGYRAFSRKSVERAYLTSDGFGVETELAVECVKHSVPTTVVPITYEERPDESETNLHPVWDGGDIIMTLYQLAKTNNPLFYFGSMGVLSGLLGVILAAYVAVEWFIPPRVSHEVIAVVAGVSIIFGVQLLMFGVLSDMIVTLHREQMRRIDERR; encoded by the coding sequence ACGTTGAACGAAGCCGAAACTATCGGCAACGTTATCGACGGTTTTCAAGAGCAGGGCTTCTCGAACGTTCTCGTCGTGGACGGCAGTTCCGAAGACGAGACGCAGGACGTAGCGGAGTCTCACGGTGCTCGCGTCATCGAACAGTCGGGAGTCGGTAAGGGGCAGGCAGTTCGTGAAGGAATCGAGAACATCGAGACGGAATACATCCTGATGCTCGACGGGGATGGAACGTACAAACCCGGAGACGCAGATCTGATGCTCGAACCACTCGATAACGGGTTTAGACACGTCATCGGCAACCGGTTCGCGAACATGGAAAACGGGTCGATGACGCGGCTGAATCGCTTCGGTAATCGGCTGATCAATAAGGCATTTGCCGTCATTCACGGACAGGATTTTCAGGATATTCTGAGTGGGTATCGTGCGTTTTCCCGAAAATCCGTGGAACGAGCATATCTAACGTCGGACGGGTTCGGCGTCGAAACCGAACTGGCGGTCGAATGCGTGAAACACAGCGTTCCGACGACAGTCGTGCCGATCACCTACGAGGAGCGTCCGGACGAATCGGAGACGAACCTCCATCCCGTCTGGGACGGTGGGGATATCATCATGACGCTCTATCAACTCGCGAAGACGAACAACCCACTGTTTTATTTCGGAAGCATGGGGGTACTCAGTGGTCTCCTCGGCGTGATTCTGGCGGCGTACGTCGCTGTCGAGTGGTTCATCCCGCCCCGCGTCTCGCACGAAGTTATCGCCGTCGTCGCCGGAGTGTCGATCATTTTCGGCGTGCAGTTGCTCATGTTCGGCGTCCTTTCGGATATGATAGTGACGCTCCACCGAGAACAGATGCGTCGGATAGACGAGCGTCGATAG
- a CDS encoding RAD55 family ATPase — MGTRLSTGIPVLDRKLDGGLPPGCTVALCAPPASQAELLLSEFTVSRPTLYLTTDRDEESVSAGFRRAPGRRTPEVRYIPGDAPLDHARRLFRRLPSDSTLVVDPVNLLEREDATRYRNFLHDLQGHVRGTDSLAVLHCLDGRSVPEQRDITEHAVDIVFQLHTEISGDRVENRLTVPKFRGGRALPETIKLELTESVAIDTSRDIA; from the coding sequence ATGGGAACGCGACTTTCGACTGGTATTCCGGTCCTCGACCGGAAACTCGACGGTGGACTTCCGCCGGGATGTACGGTGGCCCTTTGTGCCCCGCCTGCCAGTCAGGCGGAACTCCTCTTGTCGGAGTTCACCGTCAGTCGCCCCACACTATACCTCACGACCGACCGCGACGAGGAGTCCGTAAGCGCGGGATTCCGTCGCGCACCCGGTCGGCGAACGCCCGAAGTGCGTTATATTCCCGGTGATGCGCCGCTCGACCACGCACGACGGCTGTTCCGACGACTACCGAGCGACTCGACACTCGTCGTTGACCCGGTAAACCTGCTCGAACGGGAGGATGCGACTCGGTACCGTAATTTCCTCCACGACCTTCAAGGACACGTTCGCGGTACCGACAGCCTTGCCGTTCTTCACTGTCTCGACGGGCGAAGCGTTCCCGAGCAACGCGACATCACTGAACACGCCGTCGATATCGTGTTCCAACTGCACACCGAAATTTCGGGCGACCGGGTCGAAAACCGACTGACAGTGCCGAAGTTCCGTGGCGGACGTGCGCTCCCCGAGACCATCAAACTCGAACTCACCGAATCGGTCGCTATCGACACCAGTCGGGATATCGCGTGA